CCGCTAACCGCTCTTGCGGCGGAACTCTCGCTTGTGATCCGCGCTGCCGTGGGCGTCGTGCACCTTCGACTGTCCGTCCAGGTGTGCCGCCGTATTCGACTGCCGGTGGTTCTTGCGATCCAGTGCCTCACGGAACTTGCGTTTGATGTCGTCGGTCTCGGCTTCCGTCACCTCGTCCTCCTCCCGCTCGTGGGTACTCGGGAATGTACCGCCGAGGGAAGAAGGAGTCGCGTGAATATTCTCGGCCTACAGGTAGACGGCCGTAGAGCCACCGACCGGCATCGCCGGCAGACCGAGCTTGCGGTGGTCCCACGACCGGACCCGCTCCGGGACGACGCGGACCGCGACCCGCTTGTGGAGCATCATCTCGACGGCGGGTTTGACGTCCTCCGAGTACGGACCCGTGTAGCGCTCCCAGATGCTGATGCCGACCTTGAACAGCGCCTCCGGGTCGTCGACGATCTCGCCGCGTCCCTCGATCGAGACGCCGCGCAACGTGTCGTAGGTGTCGCCGTCCTCGATCATCATCGTGAGCCGGTCGTCACGGCGGAGGTTGACGGCCTTCTGGGACTTCGCCTTGGTCTCGAACCACAGCTCGCCGTCGATCACCGCGTACCACATGGCGACCAGATGCGGCGTGCCGTTCGGTCCGATCGTCGCCATCGTCGAGACCCGGCTTCGTTCGATGAATTCGGTGATCTCGACTTCCGTCATCGTGATCTGCCCGCGCTGGTTGGTTCCCACAGCAGTTCCTCCGCTCGACTGAAATTCGCTCCTGCGAAAGACTGTGCCACGAATCACTTTCGTGGATGCCGAGCGGGTCCGCCGCGGCGGCTAGAGGCGCTTGTGGAGGGCGTCGGCGGCGGCCAGCAGATCGGCCGCCCAGCGGGCGCCCGGGCGACGGCCCATCCGATCGATCGGGCCGGAAACCGAGATCGCGGCGACGACGTTGCCGGCGGCGTCCCGGACCGGTGCCGCGACACTGGCCACACCCGGCTCGCGCTCGGCGGCACTCTGGGCCCAGCCGCGACGGCGGACCTCGACGAGCACCCGTTCGCCGAACGATGCGTCGGGGAGGATGGCGCGCTGCGTCTGGGGGTCGGCCCATGCGAGGAGGACCTTGGCCCCGGATCCGGCCGTCATCGGCAGGCGGGCACCCACGAGGACCGTGTCGCGCAGTCCGGTGGGCGGTTCCATGGAGGCGATGCACACGCGCTGTGTGCCTTCGCGTCGGTACAACTGGACGCTCTCGCCGGTGATCTCGCGGAGGCGCGGCAGCACGAGGGCGGCGGCGTCGACGAGTGGGTCGCTGGCGCTCGCAGCGAGTTCGCTCAATCCGGGGCCCGGGCACCACAGACCGTCCGCGTCGCGGGTGAGGAGCCGGTGGACCTCGAGGCCCACCGCGAGCCGGTGCGCGGTGGCACGAGGGAGACCGGTTCGGTTGCACAGTTCGGTGAGGCTGCACGGCTGTTCGGCCACCGCATGTAGCACGCCCATTGCTTTGTCAAGCACTCCGATACCGCTATGCTGTCTCATAGGTCGATACTCCGTTCTCGCATATTGGGATCATAACCGAATGCGGCGGCGGATGGTTTCGACACATCACGCGAGACGGGTCGGCCCTGAAACCCGGCGACGCGACATCCTGATCACAGAGGTGGAGAAGATGGCTCACAGAGGACGCACTCTGGCCGAGAAGGTGTGGGACGAGCACGTAGTCGTGCGCGGCGAGGGTGAGGGTTCGGCGCGTCAGCCGGACCTGATCTACATCGACCTGCACCTCGTGCACGAGGTCACCAGCCCGCAGGCATTCGACGGACTCCGGCTCGCCGGCCGGAAGCTGCGTCGCCCGGACCTGACGATCGCCACCGAGGACCACAACGTCCCGACGGTCGACATCGACAAGCCGATCGCGGACCCGGTCTCGCGGACCCAGGTCGACACTCTGCGCAAGAACTGCGAGGAGTTCGGGGTTCGCCTGCACCCGATGGGCGATCTGGACCAGGGCATCGTGCACGTGGTCGGTCCGCAGCTGGGTCTGACGCAGCCCGGCACGACCGTCGTCTGTGGTGACAGCCACACGTCCACGCACGGTGCTTTCGGTGCTCTCGCAATGGGAATCGGCACCAGTGAGGTCGAGCACGTGATGGCCACCCAGACGCTGTCGCTGCGGCCGTTCAAGACGATGGCGATCACGGTCGACGGCGAACTGCCGCCCGGCGTCACGAGCAAGGACCTGATCCTCGCCGTGATCGCGAAGATCGGTACCGGTGGGGGACAGGGGTATGTCCTCGAGTACCGCGGCGAGGCCATCCGGAAGCTGTCGATGGAAGCCCGGATGACGATCTGCAACATGTCGATCGAGGCGGGTGCCCGCGCCGGCATGATCGCGCCGGACGAGACCACCTACGAGTTCATCAAGGGTCGTCCGCACGCGCCGCAGGGTGCCGATTGGGATGCGGCCGTTGCGGCCTGGGACCAGCTGGCGACCGACGAGGACGCCGTCTTCGATGCCGAGGTCCACATCGACGCGGCGTCGCTGACGCCGTTCGTCACCTGGGGCACCAACCCCGGTCAGGGTGCTCCGCTCGGTGATTCGGTGCCGAACCCGGCCGATATCGCGGACGAGAGCGAGCGCCTCGCGGCGGAGAAGGCTCTGGCCTACATGGGATTGGAGGCCGGCACGCCGCTGCGTGAGGTGCCCGTCGACACCGTCTTCGTCGGATCGTGCACCAACGGCCGGATCGAGGATCTGCGTGCGGTCGCTGAGGTTCTGAAGGGTCGTCGCGTCGCCGAAGGCGTCCGGATGCTGATCGTCCCCGGATCGATGCGCGTGCGGGCCCAGGCCGAAGATGAGGGTCTCGGTGAGATCTTCACCACTGCGGGCGCCGACTGGCGTCAGGCGGGATGCTCGATGTGCCTGGGCATGAATCCGGACCAGTTGGCCCCGGGTGAGCGTTCGGCGTCGACGTCCAACCGCAATTTCGAAGGCCGCCAAGGCAAGGGCGGTCGCACGCACCTCGTCTCTCCGGCGGTCGCCGCGGCGACCGCGGTCCGGGGAACGCTCTCGGCACCGGCAGATCTGGCATAGGGCGCAAGGGAACTAGGAGAAAATCGATGGAAGCCTTTACCACTCATAAGGGAATCGGTGTTCCTCTGCGCCGTTCCAACGTGGACACCGACCAGATCATCCCCGCGGTGTACCTGAAGCGCGTGACCCGCAGCGGTTTCGAGGACGGACTCTTCGCCGGTTGGCGGACGGACCCCGAGTTCATTCTCAACGTCCAGCCGTACGACAAGGGCTCCGTTCTGGTCGCCGGCCCCGACTTCGGCACCGGCTCGTCCCGAGAGCACGCCGTCTGGGCGCTGTCCGACTACGGTTTCCGCGTCGTCATCGCGTCACGTTTCGCCGACATCTTCCGCGGCAACGCCGGCAAGGCCGGTCTGCTCGCCGCTCAGGTCGATCAGAGCGATGTCGAGATGCTGTGGAAGCTCCTCGAAGAGCAGCCGGGCCTCGAGCTCGTGGTGAACCTCGAGGACAAGACGGTGACCGCCGGAACGACGGTGGTGCGCTTCGAGATTGACGACTACACGCGGTGGCGTCTGCTCGAGGGTCTCGACGACATCGGACTCACGTTGCGCCAGGTAGACGCGATTTCGGAGTTCGAAAAGTCAAGGCCGTCATGGAAACCTGCGACGCTTCCCGCACGCGTCGCGAACGACAATTGACGCAATCGGACAGCTGACTCGGCCCCCCGATCTACCACAGATCGGGGGGCCGCGCTTGATGAGAATTGGCGTGCCACATAGACTCTTGCCGATTTCGGGTTTACCGTAGTTCGTAGTCGGTCCGACGGTGGACCATTAGTTTGCGGAGGAATTTCCCATGAACAAGGCAGAGCTCATCGATGTTCTGACCGAGAAACTGGGCACGGATCGGCGCACCGCCACCGAGGCTGTCGAGCATGTCGTCGACACCATCGTGCGGGCCGTCCATGCCGGGGACAGTGTCACCATCACCGGATTCGGTGTCTTCGAGCAGCGTCGCCGCGCGGCCCGTGTCGCGCGCAACCCGCGCACCGGCGAGACCGTCAAGGTCAAGCCGACGTCGGTTCCGGCCTTCCGTCCGGGCGCACAGTTCAAGGCACTCATCGCCGGTGGCCAGAAGCTGCCGTCCAGCGGCCCGGCCGTCAAGCGTGGTGCGGCTGAGCCCGTGAAGAAGGCTGCGGCCAAGAAGACGGCGGCCAAGAAGGCTGCCGCCAAGAAGACTGCGGCGAAGAAGACTGCGGCCAAGGCTCCCGCCAAGACCGTGGCGAAGAAGACCGCGGCCAAGGCTCCCGCCAAGACCGTGGCGAAGAAGACCGCGGCCAAGGCTCCCGCCAAGAAGGTCGTCGCGAAGAAGACCGTCGCGAAGAAGACTGCGGCCAAGGCTCCCGCCAAGACCGTGGCGAAGAAGACCGCGGCCAAGGCTCCCGCCAAGAAGGTTGTCGCGAAGAAGACCGTCGCGAAGAAGACTGCGGCCAAGGCTCCCGCCAAGACCGCAGCCAAGAAGACCGCGGCCAAGAAGGCTCCGGCCAAGCGCACCGCCCGCAAGTAAACTGCGGCGTCACAGCGTCGACGGAACACTCCGTAACTGACTCGGCGGCCACGGGAATTATCCCGTGGCCGCCGAGTTGTGTTGTCCGATCAGCGGATCAATTTGCCTTGCGTACGACCGGAAGTGGACTGTCGATATGGTCGGCGGCGACGAGTCGTCCTCCGGACAGAGACAGAACCCACATACTCGCCTTGCGGTTTCGTGCCGGCGGCAACTGGATACCGTCGCGCTCGGCCCACCATTGCATCAGGTCGGGAATGACGCCGCCCTGACTGCAGATCACCTGGACGCCGCCCATCGCCGCGATCTTGCGTGCGCGGGCCCGTGCGCCTGCCGGATCGGCCGCGTAGCCCTCCTCCGACAGCAGCGGTTCGAGTCTGATCGGGACGCCGAGTTCCGCAGCGAGGGGCTCGACCGTCTGGACGCACCGCGCGCGATCCGCCGAGCAGATTTCGCTGGCTCCGAACGCCCGCAGTTGTGCCACAAGCGCTTTCGCCTGAACCTGCCCCTTCGCGTCGAGGGGGCGCACAGTGTCGTCGCCGGTGTAGTTCTTGCTGCTGCCTGCCTTGGCGTGCCGGACCAGCAGTACCGTCGTCGTGTCGGGCGGGAGCGCCGCGAACCGCCTCAGGATCATTCGATCCATCGGGTAGGACAGTTGTTCGGCGACAAGGTCGGGCGCGAGCCATCGCAGTTCGTCGACCTCGTCGTTGGGCGTGAACTCGCCGGATGCCGCCTCGGCCGCCCAGTATTCGACCCGTTTCAGTTTGCGGTGCCCCGGTATCGGATATGTCACACCTGACAGGTACCGACCCAATTGGGCGTTGATCCCGGTTTCTTCGTGGATCTCGCGGATGGCCGCAACAATCGACGTTTCACCGGGATCGAGCTTTCCTTTGGGAAATGACCAGTCGTCATACCGCGGACGGTGAATGAGAGCGATTTCGATCTCATACGGATTCGAAGGAGACTTCCGCCACAGGACCGCACCCGCCGCGAAGATATTTGCTTTGACCGGTTTGTCGGTTATCGGTCTGTCGGGCTGCGGCTTTTCAGGGCTCAACGGCTTGTTCCTTCCATCGACCACGGGTTCGCGGTGCTCGGCAGGGCAGGGTGTCGGTCAGGAGGTGACGTACCGACGGCGGCGCATCATCTCCTCCTGGTGCTCACGGACCTTCTCGCCGCGGGCCGGCGACGCCTGCCAACTACTGTCGGCCTGGAGGACCCAGCAGCGCGTGGTCGGATCGAGCGCGGATTCGAAGATCTCGTCGAGCTGACGGGTCAGGCGCGGATCCTTGACCTGCGCCATCACTTCGACGCGCCGATCGAGGTTGCGGTGCATCATGTCCGCGCTGCCGATCCAGAACTCGTTCGCCGCGCGGAAGTGCATGATCCGGGAGTGCTCGAGGAACCGGCCGAGGATGGACCGGACCTCGATGTTCTCGCTCAGACCCGGAACGCCCGGCTTGAGGGCGCAGATGCCGCGGACGACCACCTGGACCGGGACGCCGGCCCGAGACGCCCGATACAGCGCGTCGATCACCTGCTCGTCGACGAGTGCGTTGGCCTTGAGTCGGATCCCGGCTTCGTGTCCGGCCTTCCTGTGCTCGATCTCGGCCTCGATGCGGGCGATGATTCCGGCGCGTACGCCGTACGGCGCGACGAGCAGGTTGCGGTACTGGGATTTCCGCGAGTATCCGGTGAGCGAGTTGAACAGATCGGTCAGGTCGGCGCCGATCTCGGGCGCGGCCGTCAGCAGGCCGACGTCTTCGTAGAGTCGCGCGGTCTTGGGGTTGTAGTTGCCGGTCCCGATGTGGCAGTAGCGGCGGATCGTGGAGCCCTCACGGCGCACCACGAGACAGGTCTTGCAGTGGGTCTTCAGGCCGACGAGGCCGTAGACGACGTGGACGCCCGCCTGTTCGAGCTTGCGTGCCCACTTGATGTTGGCCTGTTCGTCGAACCGCGCCTTGATCTCGACGAGCGCGACCACCTGCTTGCCGGCCTCGGCGGCAGCGACGAGCGCGTTGACGATCGGCGAGTCACCGGACGTCCGGTACAGGGTCTGCTTGATCGCGAGCACCTGCGGGTCGGCGGCGGCCTGCTCGATGAACCGCTGCACGCTCGTCGAGAACGAGTCGTACGGATGCTGGACGAGGACGTCGCCGTCGCGCAACGTCGAGAACACGCTCTTGGGCGTCTCCCGTTCACCGAACGCGGGGTGGGTCGCGGGTACGAACGGCGCGTCCTTGAGGTTCGGCCGGTCCACTCCGTAGACCTGCCAGAGCGACGAAAGATCAAGTAGCCCAGGAACTTGGATGACGTCACCGGGATCGACGTCCAGCTCCCGCAACAGCAGTTCGAGCATGTGCTCGGTCATGTCGTCCGCCACTTCGAGCCGGACGGGGGACCCGAAGCGGCGTCGGGCGAGTTCGCGTTCGAGTGCCTGGAGGAGGTCCTCGTCCCGATCCTCCTCGACCTCGAAATCGGCGTTGCGGGTGATCCGGAAGGCGTGGTGTTCCACGACTTCCATCCCGGGGAAGAGGACGTCGAGATGCGCGGCGATGAGGTCCTCGGTCGGCAGGAACGCGGGGATCGCACTCGCGGGATCGCCGGTGCGAGTGACGCGTACGAACCGGTCGACGTTGTCCGGCACCTTCACGCGGGCGAAGTGTTCGCCCCCGGTGGTCGCGTCCTTCACCGTCACGGCGAGGTTCAGACTCAGCCCGCTGATATAGGGGAACGGGTGGGCGGGATCGACGGCGAGCGGTGTCAGGACCGGGAAGACCTGCTCGTGGAAGTAGTTCGACAGACGACGACGTTCCTCGGTGTCGAGGTCGGGCCAACCGATGATCGAGATTCCCTCCGCGGCGAGCGCGGGACGCACCGAGTCGAGGAAGACCCGGGCGTGCTTGTACGAGATCTCCTGGGTGCGGGATCCGATCAGCGCCAACTGCTCACGAGGCGAGAGCCCGTCGGCGGAGCGGACGGACAGCCCGGTTTCGTCGCGACGCTTGAGGCCCGCCACCCGGACCATGTAGAACTCGTCGAGATTGGATGCGAAGATCGCGAGGAACTTCGCGCGCTCGAGCAGTGGCAGCGAGGTGTCCTCGGCCAGGGCGAGCACGCGCGAGTTGAAGTCGAGCCAACTGAGTTCGCGGTTCAGGTAACGGGCGACGGGCAGCCCGACGTCCTCCGTCCCGGTCGGGGGCGGGGTCGCCGCCGGCGGTGCGGTGGGGATGCTCGGCGAGTGGCCTCCGTCGGGACCGCTCGCCGGTACCTTCCGGTCGGTCCCGGCGCGGTTGCCCTGGGATCGGTCGGATTCTGTGCGTCGCTCGAGTGCTCTCCCGTTGCTCACACTCCGATCATCCCTCGAGAAATGCAGGCACGACAATCGATCACGGGCAGTTCACGGCAACTAGGGACGACGGTCACCCGATGTACACGCGATGCGGTCGAGCACCGCGCGAGTCCTGGGCCCGACCCCGAGGCGTGCGGCGGCGGTGAGATCCGCGACGGTGTCCACGTCCTGGCGCAGACCCGGCCAGCCGCCGTCGAGCGCCTGCGCACCGGAGGCGATGTGGCGGGCGGCCGAATTCGAACCGAACCGTGGATCGAGGGTGGTTCCGGGCCCGCACGCGAACAGTGCCGCGGTGCCGGTGCCCGTGTGGTCCACGACGATTGCGCGCCCGACCCGCCGCGCGGCCGTGAGCGCATCGAGCAGTTCGGCGGCACGCAGGGCGGGCAGGTCCGCCTGCAGCGCGACGAGATCGGTCTCGTCGGGGCGAGACTCCAGTCCGGTCTCGGCGGCGACGAGCGCTGCATTGAGCCCCGACGTGTCGGTGTGCGATCGGGCCGGGTCCGGCCAGTGCCGGACGCCGTATTCGTCGGCGATCGCGGCCACCGCCGGATCGGGTGTGACGACGGTGATCCCCGAGTGCGGATCGGTCCCGATCCCGGCGCCGAGGAGGGTGGCCAGCGTGTCGTGGAGCATCGCCGCGACCAGATCGGTGCGGTCGGCGACGGAGAGGGATTCGGCGAGCCGCGACTTCGCCAGGCGGAGTTCCTTGACCGCGATCAGGACATGGGTGTGCACCGCCCGCTCCGATCGGTGCTGCGCCTCCATGGCCTCCATGCGCGCAATCTTGCCAGTCGCCTCGTGGTGGGCTCGCGACCGGCGACCGGACCGCCCGGGGGAGATATCGTGTTGTCGAGCAATCAGCGGAGTTCAGCGGAGCGAGCAGGTCGGCGGCGGAACGGTGTGGGCAGTGAACGACACGAGTGGTGAGCGCGGATCGGAGGGGACGGCGTGAGCAAGGCCGCGGTGTTGGGGGCGGGTTCGTGGGGGACCGCGTTTGCGAAGGTGCTCGCGGACGCGGGTACGGATGTCACGTTGTGGGCCAGGCGCAGTGAGGTGGCGGACGCCGTCGTCGCGCGGCACGAGAACCCCGACTATCTGCCCGGCGTCGTGTTGCCGTCCACGGTGTCGGCGACGGCCGACCACGAGGAGGCGCTCGCCGGAGCCGACCTGGTGGTGCTGGCGGTGCCATCGCAGTCGTTGCGCGGCAACCTCGAGCGCTGGGCCGGGGCCATCGGTCCGGACGCGACGCTCCTGAGCCTCGCCAAGGGCATCGAGAGCGTGACGCTGTTGCGGATGAGCGAGGTGATCTCTCGGGTCGCCTCGGTCGACCCGTCGCGGGTCGCGGTGCTGTCCGGGCCGAACCTCGCCCGTGAGATCGCGCTGGAGCAGCCAGCCGCCACCGTCGTGGCGTGCACCGACGAGGCGCGCGCCATGGCGATTCAGAAGTCTTGTGCAACAGGGTATTTCCGCCCCTACACCAACACCGACGTGATCGGGTGCGAGGTCGGCGGCGCGTGCAAGAACGTCATCGCGCTGGCGTGCGGAATGGCGTCGGGGATCGGCCTGGGCGAGAACACGGTCGCCAGCCTCATCACACGCGGTCTCGCCGAGATCATCCGACTCGGTGTCGCGCTCGGCGCGAACGCGGCGACGCTGGCGGGACTCGCCGGTGTCGGCGATCTGGTCGCGACGTGCACGTCACCGCTCTCGCGGAACCGTTCTTTCGGTGAACGGCTCGGTCTCGGCGACTCACTCGAGAGCGCACAGGCGGCCACACACGGGCAGGTCGCCGAGGGGGTCAAGTCGTGCTCGTCGGTCCGGGCGCTCGCGGCCGCGCACGGCGTCGAGATGCCGATCACCGAAGCCGTTCACCAGGTGTGCCACGAGGGCCTGGCGGTCCAGGATGCGGTCGGAATGTTACTCGGCCGACGAGTCAAGCCCGAGTAATGCCCGGAGCCGCGATCGGGCTGCTCGGTCGGTTCGGTGTGTCGGTGCTCTCGACGGTACGGTTTGGGGCGTGAACAATCCGCGTACCAGGGTCGCCGTCATCTTCGGTGGCCGTAGCAACGAGCATTCTGTGTCCTGTGTGTCCGCCGGCAGCGTCCTGAGGAACCTCGACCCGGAGCGCTACGAGGTGGTACCGATCGGGATCACGACGGACGGGTCCTGGGTCCTGGGATCGACCGACCCGGCCACGCTGGCCATCCGCGACCGGTCCATGCCGACCGTCGACGCGGACGGCACGTCGCTGGCTCTCACCGCGGACCCCACCCGCTCGGGTGCGTTGGTCGCGCTCGACAAGACGCGTGCGGGGGAGATTCTCGCGTCGGTGGACGTCGTGTTCCCGGTCCTGCACGGCGCGTACGGCGAGGACGGCACCATTCAGGGCCTCCTCGAACTCGCCGGCATCCCGTACGTCGGCCCCGGCGTGCTGGCGAGCGCCGCGGGCATGGACAAGGAGTTCACCAAGAAGCTCCTCGCGGCCGAGGGTCTTCCGATCGGCTTCCAGGTCGTGTTGCGGCCGGGTACCGCGACGCTCACCGACATGCAGAAGGAGCGCCTCGGACTGCCGGTGTTCGTCAAGCCCGCGCGCGGCGGATCGTCGATCGGCATCACGCGCGTCGCGGACTGGGACCAGTTCGACGACGCGGTGGCCCACGCCCGGAAGCACGACCCCAAGGTGATCGTCGAATCCGGCATCGTGGGACGCGAGGTCGAGTGCGGTGTCCTCGAGTTCCCGGACGGCGACGTGCGGGCGAGCGTGGTGGCCGAGATCCGCATGCCCGATACCGACGGCGACGAGTCCGCGTTCTACGACTTCGACACCAAGTACCTCGACGACGTCTGCGAGTTCGACGTCCCGGCCAAGCTCGACGACGACATCAGCGAGCAGATCCGCGAACTCGCCGTCCGGGCATTCCGGGCGCTCGACTGCCAGGGTCTGGCGCGGGTCGACTTCTTCGTCACCGCAGAGGGTCCGGTGATCAACGAGATCAATACGATGCCCGGATTCACGTCGATCTCGATGTACCCGCGCATGTGGCAGGCGGTCGGCGTCGAATACGCGGACCTGGTCTCGACGCTCGTCGACACCGCGCTCGCCCGGGGCACCGGGCTTCGCTGACACAGTCCCGCGGGACCGGGCTCCGGTGGAACCGGAGCCCGGGACTCACGGATTGGGGACGGGTGCCGGATCGAGGGGCTGCTGCGGCAGCGCCTGAGTGACTGCGGCCGACGCGTCCTGCAGGGGTGTAGGACCCGACCCGTTCGGCACGGTCAGTGCGACGTACACGCCGCGGTCGACGGTGTACCACGTGCTGGCCTCAATGCCCTGCGCGGCACCGGAGATCTCGAACCACTGCACGCCGTCGACCACGGAGAGCGGCGACGCCTGGTTGAACTCCGGCGGCCGGGGCAACCCGCACCGCATGACGACGGGGTCGCCCTCCGTCGGCTGCCAGGCGGCGGTGGCCTCGGGAGCCGGATCCCGGAGTTCGGCGCGGGTGTAGTCACCGAGGTTCTCGGGCAGATTCCCCATGAGTTCGGTGCACTCGGCGGACTGCGCGGCTGGGGCCTCCACCGGGCCGAGGCCCACGGACTCCTTCGCCGGCGTCCGGTTCGCGATGGCGGCGGCGGCGATGACACCGACCACCAGCGCCACCGGGAGCGCGACGGCCGTGGCGATCAGCGCCGGGTGGCGCCTCTCCGCGGGGTGTTCTTCGGTCTGTTCGGCTGTGGCGTGTTCGGGTTCGGACATCTCAGTTCTCGGTCGGTGCGGCCGGCGCCGCGATCTGGCAGGTCAGGATCCGGGTGATGCCCTGAACCTTCTTCATGTCGTCGACGACGTCGGACAGACTCGATTCGACGGGTGCGCCCACTCGGGCGATCACGTCGTACGGTCCCAACACGTCCTCGGCCGAGTCGACACCCGCTATCCGGGAGAGTGTCGCCGCGACCGCGGCGGCCTTACCGACCTCTGTCTGGATCAGTACGAAAGCCTGCACCACGGGTCCATCCCTTCCCGTCGTCGTGCGCCGTCATCTCGGTAGAGTCTCGAAAGTCCCCGGGGACTCCCCGCGACACGCCTGCCGGCGTCCCGCACCGGGATGCCCGGCCGCAAACTAAAAGGTACCGCAGTCGCGGCACCCCAACGTGTGACCTGGGCCGCCCGCGGGGACGATCAGCCGAAACGGCCACGACTTCGAAACTGGGAGGGCGACCATCGACACGCCACGACCGAAGCAGGACGACGCCGATCGCACCGTCGCGGAACTCGGCGAGTTCGCGGTGATCGGACGGGCCGTCGCGGGCCGCACCCAGCCGGCGACGACACTCCTCGGGCCCGGCGACGACGCCGCGGTGGTGCGCGCACCGGACGGGCGCGTCGCGGTGTCGGCCGACATGCTCGTCGAGGGCCGACACTTTCGTCTGGACTGGTCGACGCCCGAGCAGGTCGGGCGAAAGGCCGTGGCGCAG
This genomic stretch from Prescottella soli harbors:
- a CDS encoding DUF5302 domain-containing protein, whose product is MTEAETDDIKRKFREALDRKNHRQSNTAAHLDGQSKVHDAHGSADHKREFRRKSG
- a CDS encoding pyridoxamine 5'-phosphate oxidase family protein codes for the protein MGTNQRGQITMTEVEITEFIERSRVSTMATIGPNGTPHLVAMWYAVIDGELWFETKAKSQKAVNLRRDDRLTMMIEDGDTYDTLRGVSIEGRGEIVDDPEALFKVGISIWERYTGPYSEDVKPAVEMMLHKRVAVRVVPERVRSWDHRKLGLPAMPVGGSTAVYL
- a CDS encoding IclR family transcriptional regulator, giving the protein MRQHSGIGVLDKAMGVLHAVAEQPCSLTELCNRTGLPRATAHRLAVGLEVHRLLTRDADGLWCPGPGLSELAASASDPLVDAAALVLPRLREITGESVQLYRREGTQRVCIASMEPPTGLRDTVLVGARLPMTAGSGAKVLLAWADPQTQRAILPDASFGERVLVEVRRRGWAQSAAEREPGVASVAAPVRDAAGNVVAAISVSGPIDRMGRRPGARWAADLLAAADALHKRL
- the leuC gene encoding 3-isopropylmalate dehydratase large subunit, encoding MEKMAHRGRTLAEKVWDEHVVVRGEGEGSARQPDLIYIDLHLVHEVTSPQAFDGLRLAGRKLRRPDLTIATEDHNVPTVDIDKPIADPVSRTQVDTLRKNCEEFGVRLHPMGDLDQGIVHVVGPQLGLTQPGTTVVCGDSHTSTHGAFGALAMGIGTSEVEHVMATQTLSLRPFKTMAITVDGELPPGVTSKDLILAVIAKIGTGGGQGYVLEYRGEAIRKLSMEARMTICNMSIEAGARAGMIAPDETTYEFIKGRPHAPQGADWDAAVAAWDQLATDEDAVFDAEVHIDAASLTPFVTWGTNPGQGAPLGDSVPNPADIADESERLAAEKALAYMGLEAGTPLREVPVDTVFVGSCTNGRIEDLRAVAEVLKGRRVAEGVRMLIVPGSMRVRAQAEDEGLGEIFTTAGADWRQAGCSMCLGMNPDQLAPGERSASTSNRNFEGRQGKGGRTHLVSPAVAAATAVRGTLSAPADLA
- the leuD gene encoding 3-isopropylmalate dehydratase small subunit, which codes for MEAFTTHKGIGVPLRRSNVDTDQIIPAVYLKRVTRSGFEDGLFAGWRTDPEFILNVQPYDKGSVLVAGPDFGTGSSREHAVWALSDYGFRVVIASRFADIFRGNAGKAGLLAAQVDQSDVEMLWKLLEEQPGLELVVNLEDKTVTAGTTVVRFEIDDYTRWRLLEGLDDIGLTLRQVDAISEFEKSRPSWKPATLPARVANDN
- a CDS encoding HU family DNA-binding protein, producing MNKAELIDVLTEKLGTDRRTATEAVEHVVDTIVRAVHAGDSVTITGFGVFEQRRRAARVARNPRTGETVKVKPTSVPAFRPGAQFKALIAGGQKLPSSGPAVKRGAAEPVKKAAAKKTAAKKAAAKKTAAKKTAAKAPAKTVAKKTAAKAPAKTVAKKTAAKAPAKKVVAKKTVAKKTAAKAPAKTVAKKTAAKAPAKKVVAKKTVAKKTAAKAPAKTAAKKTAAKKAPAKRTARK
- a CDS encoding bifunctional NUDIX hydrolase/histidine phosphatase family protein; its protein translation is MTDKPVKANIFAAGAVLWRKSPSNPYEIEIALIHRPRYDDWSFPKGKLDPGETSIVAAIREIHEETGINAQLGRYLSGVTYPIPGHRKLKRVEYWAAEAASGEFTPNDEVDELRWLAPDLVAEQLSYPMDRMILRRFAALPPDTTTVLLVRHAKAGSSKNYTGDDTVRPLDAKGQVQAKALVAQLRAFGASEICSADRARCVQTVEPLAAELGVPIRLEPLLSEEGYAADPAGARARARKIAAMGGVQVICSQGGVIPDLMQWWAERDGIQLPPARNRKASMWVLSLSGGRLVAADHIDSPLPVVRKAN
- a CDS encoding RNA degradosome polyphosphate kinase, producing the protein MSNGRALERRTESDRSQGNRAGTDRKVPASGPDGGHSPSIPTAPPAATPPPTGTEDVGLPVARYLNRELSWLDFNSRVLALAEDTSLPLLERAKFLAIFASNLDEFYMVRVAGLKRRDETGLSVRSADGLSPREQLALIGSRTQEISYKHARVFLDSVRPALAAEGISIIGWPDLDTEERRRLSNYFHEQVFPVLTPLAVDPAHPFPYISGLSLNLAVTVKDATTGGEHFARVKVPDNVDRFVRVTRTGDPASAIPAFLPTEDLIAAHLDVLFPGMEVVEHHAFRITRNADFEVEEDRDEDLLQALERELARRRFGSPVRLEVADDMTEHMLELLLRELDVDPGDVIQVPGLLDLSSLWQVYGVDRPNLKDAPFVPATHPAFGERETPKSVFSTLRDGDVLVQHPYDSFSTSVQRFIEQAAADPQVLAIKQTLYRTSGDSPIVNALVAAAEAGKQVVALVEIKARFDEQANIKWARKLEQAGVHVVYGLVGLKTHCKTCLVVRREGSTIRRYCHIGTGNYNPKTARLYEDVGLLTAAPEIGADLTDLFNSLTGYSRKSQYRNLLVAPYGVRAGIIARIEAEIEHRKAGHEAGIRLKANALVDEQVIDALYRASRAGVPVQVVVRGICALKPGVPGLSENIEVRSILGRFLEHSRIMHFRAANEFWIGSADMMHRNLDRRVEVMAQVKDPRLTRQLDEIFESALDPTTRCWVLQADSSWQASPARGEKVREHQEEMMRRRRYVTS
- the cofC gene encoding 2-phospho-L-lactate guanylyltransferase, giving the protein MEAQHRSERAVHTHVLIAVKELRLAKSRLAESLSVADRTDLVAAMLHDTLATLLGAGIGTDPHSGITVVTPDPAVAAIADEYGVRHWPDPARSHTDTSGLNAALVAAETGLESRPDETDLVALQADLPALRAAELLDALTAARRVGRAIVVDHTGTGTAALFACGPGTTLDPRFGSNSAARHIASGAQALDGGWPGLRQDVDTVADLTAAARLGVGPRTRAVLDRIACTSGDRRP